TTGCACCAATGTTTCTAATCTTGGTGGTTGAGAAATATTGGTCTCGAAATCTAGATAACCTATTTTCATTGTTACGTCAGTTTTATCTGCTTCTCTGAAGACATAATTTTGCAGGATTCTCACTCCTGTGCTTCTACCACAAAACCTACCAGGGGTTCCCTTACCACTTTAGAATTTTGATCTTCTGAGTCACCTATATGCTAGTTCAAGGGCTGTGCTCTAACCTCAGAAGCCCCAGAATATTTCAGTCATCTCCCTttaaaacagtggttcccaaactgggggatgtatcccccccaacccccaggcgCATGCAGAGGTTGGGAGGGCAAAAGCTAATCCCcactggggcggggagggagcaTCACTCACCCTTGCTCTAGTTCCACCCCCttgcccagctcctccccctgcccagttCAGCCAACTATCAGGggttggaacaatttgtagagtgctgagagccattaaaccaacctgtaaaccctgtatataatggaaaccacttcaagctggtGGTGTAGCCCCTATGacaactgtgcagtaatggagggggAATGTGGACAGATTTCCTTACAGAGAGTAGGTGGCAtgtgacaggaaaagtttgggcaccactgcaaaataaaagccacttggTACTGTAGCAGAAGGAAAAGTCCATCTCCTAGTACTGCAGCTAACAAGTGTCTGCTACTGCCATCCCTATCATCAGTGAAACTTGCATTTCTTCTGTCGGTAGAGTAAGTTAACTTTTCAAGTGGGGGAACATTTAGTTGGCTTGGTGTATTAGCTAGTGGCAAGCAAATTTAAGAGGAATTCTTACAGTACATGATTTTTCTTAAACTGGCTTTTGCTTTCAGGTTATTTGTAGTCTACAGCAGAAGGTGATGCAGCAAGAGGAAGAAATTGAAAAGCttaaggagaaaataaaattgcTCTCAAGAGAAAAAAAGGATAGAGAAGATAAGCACAAGAGGCTTGGTTCTCCAGTTTAAGTAGAGCATCACTCAGACTGTGTAAACATGATTAAGTCAATATAACCTATAAAATTAAGTAAAGTTTCTtatataaatatttcaaaaaacCTTTCCTGTGTCTGTACTTCAATGGTATTTTTCTTTCAGGCATGATTTAGTTATGCTTTGTCTCTCATTTCACCTGTTCCTATAAGGTCACTTCTGGAGATGAGCAGTAACAGTACAAATAGTATCAAGCCTAGGACCTAGGTCAAGATAGGGCTGAACAACAAGAGTAGGCTGAAGCCTtcaaggcctgggagagggggaaaacTGCAACCCATGAgttgggtggcggggggggggggggcacaggccctcccactccactgtgtcccagcccgagGTCCTAGCAACAGCAGAAGACCTGCTgctgagtcagtggggatcctagcCACAACCcaaacatgggctctggcagtggtgCAGCCAGATGAGGGTCAGCTGCCACTGGGCTACTTTCAGACTCCCCCTGGGGTAGTACTTGGGTCAGGATTGTCCTCAGAGGGGGTCCACCACCCTAGGTTCCTCAGGGTAGTGGGCAAGTGGCAGGCCCAGCAACTCCTCTGGGTAGCAGGCGCAGGGCAGATCTGGCAACTCCTCCAGTTAGCGAgcacagggcaggtcaggccagtccTGGTGTGTACCTTGGGCCACGGGGGTTACCCAGTTGTGGGCTAGGCAGGAGAGATCTGGCCTGCCTGGTGGCTGGCTCCCTAGTGAGCTCTGAAGGTAAGCCTTTATACTTCTTGGTCAccacctgaccctctgaggggcaggctcCGAGCTCCCCCTACTCCGATCTCCAGAGGGGCTCATCCCAGGAACGGGATGAGCCCCTCACTGCACTCCCCCACTCCTTTATCCTCTGCCCCCCATAGGCAGTGTGTCTGGAGCTGTTTTTTTTAGTAGTGTCTGATCACACCTCTCTCCCAGGTTGCCAGTGCAGGGGAGTGCCTAATGTTTACATCTAACATTTTAGTTCTAAGCCTCTTCCTGGATCGCTATGGGGAATAGCTTGGGGTCAAAACATGCCCTCAAAACTTACAACCACTGGTCTGACATACAGCTGTAGCACCACAGGCTATTATAGGTTCACTTTAATCTCATACAAATAAGATTACAAGCAAAAGGCAACTGTGATGTCTTTATTGGTATAAGACTTTACAATTGATGTTAAAAGACATCAGTCCACACTCTCATTAAAAGACATTTTAGAAGAGACTTTCACAACCACCACAACAGGCATGGGGTGGAATAAAGCTACAGAATCCCCCTTGGAAGACTGCATACTCATTTTAATAGTTTAAGGGCACTGTTGAAAGGTGCCAAATTCTCACAAGACTTCATCCATTTCTGTACATTGGCTGGAACAGCATTAGAGCAACTTGTCTGCTGAAGTGCACACCACGCCACGATGTCTGCTACAGTGAGTTCATTTCCCCCCAGCCAGGATGTCTTGCCAAGGGTGGTGTTCATGGAGCGTAAGACTGCTGCTTTTTCTTTATTACTACCTTCCTTCAGCTGGAAGATGGCTGTATCCACCCAACTGTCTATCAGAGTTGAAGTGACTGCATTATGCTTCTGGCCAAATAAGGAGAACAAAAATCTAGCAATATTTCCTTCTCCTTCAATGGGACACATGGTTTGAATGCTGAACTTCATCTGGGGCTTGGGAACTGAAATTAAGACAAAAATAAGAACACTTAACACCACAACTGTTTACAGTACATATATGGAAAAAGGTTCATTAATAGTAGAGGCGGGCTGCTATTGCTGCCTATTGAAGTTTTCCCTagaagatcctgttttcagttacttataacttGCCCTGTTGGGTTGAAGTTTTCCATGCTAGGTGTTTGCTTCAGTCTcaagggtgttttgtttttttttaaaaaccatttcagCTTCTTCCAAGAAGGAGTCTAGGAAAATACCTTTTGCTTCTGTTAAGTTCAGCCTATCTTTTCAGTGACACATTCTAGCACCACCTCTTTCCCCCACTGCCCAATACTATGGAGCAGGGCCCTGAAGTTTGGGAAGGAGGAGGGCTTTTGCTGTGATAATAAATCACAATTTGGCCAAGTTCTAAGCCTTTGAAAGGTCAGTTTCCACATGCTCATTGGGGACTTAGATTTTAACAGCTAAATTCCTTGAAGAGTCTGTCCTCAGTGGGCACGCTGCAGTTTGAGACTGAGCAGAACTTTCCCTGCAGTGAATTCTGGACTGTGCTAGGTCCGGGAATCTGCCTAAGGGCAGGTACCTAACACACTCTCATGCTCTCCATGATTCGTTGGGCCTAGGAAATGTGGAGGTGACGGCTGGTTCCAGTGAAGAATGCCAATGGCTGAGAAAGGGGTAGAGGAGTCTTTGTCCACAGGACTACACTCCACAGAGCCTGGAATGAAACCCAGCATGCTTGAGTGTCACCAAATATCAGTGAAACTCACAGGCGAAGTGTCCCATCCCACCGCACTTTCAGGCTGGTACACAGAGGATAACTACTTACTACTCCATAAACTCCTGCGGCAGAGATCTGTGAGACAAATGTAAATATTCCAGTTCTACTGATGAATAATGCATACATTCAAGATGATGCTCTCCAACAGAATTTGTTGTCAGGAGTTATTTGTGTATACCTCTCTTGCTTTTAGAATACTGCAACCTTAATCCAGCCCCCTTGTACATATACATTAtcatagtctttaattatatgatcacactTTTCCCCACAGGATCCCTTCTTCATTCACTACTCAATGAGTAGCTATTCAATATTGTTTTCTTATTGCTCAATGCACAGCCCCATGCCTGCCTTACTGCATACTATTCAAGACCTGCTCTTAGAAACAGAATGATTAATTTCCTTATGAGCTTTTCCATGTTGCTTACCACTATATTATTGGAGTGCCTTCCCAAATAATGAATTTATATTAACCTTGTGACCCAGGGTGTATTCTACAGATAGAGAAACTAACGACAAGGAATTAAGATAAAAAGTATCTACTAATTTCAGGTGTCCAATTTGAGA
This sequence is a window from Gopherus evgoodei ecotype Sinaloan lineage chromosome 10, rGopEvg1_v1.p, whole genome shotgun sequence. Protein-coding genes within it:
- the AIMP2 gene encoding aminoacyl tRNA synthase complex-interacting multifunctional protein 2 isoform X3, with amino-acid sequence MIQTPDADFDVTNIIQADEYAPLTASAADLDSMLGKDYGALKDIVINANPSQPPLSLLVLHSLLCERYKILSAVHTHSSVKCVPENLLKCFGEQTRKQSRHEYKLGFTLIWKNVPKPQMKFSIQTMCPIEGEGNIARFLFSLFGQKHNAVTSTLIDSWVDTAIFQLKEGSNKEKAAVLRSMNTTLGKTSWLGGNELTVADIVAWCALQQTSCSNAVPANVQKWMKSCENLAPFNSALKLLK